The following nucleotide sequence is from Scyliorhinus torazame isolate Kashiwa2021f chromosome 4, sScyTor2.1, whole genome shotgun sequence.
gattaacaagacaGTCAAAGGGTATCAGAGGGATAGGCAGGAAAGGGGAGCCGAGGCCATGCTCCGATTAGCCATGATTTTATCGAATGATGGAGCATCGCCTACTGTTGCTCCTAATTTGTACGTGTGGAAATGCATCTACAATTAATGAGCGGAGGTGACTTTGTGTTAAGAACTTTCACCCAATTAAAATTCTCAACACAGCTTTCTATTACAAAGCCAATGATCTGTTCCCCTCCTACCCAAACACACCACTGTGACAGGGCAATGTTAGACCCCGGAAGAAATGATAGCTCCGCGCCCTGCTGTCACTCAGTTTCCCTGCTCCTCACCTTATGGACAGACTGCCTTTCCTCACAATATCCACATCATTATACACCCTGTTCTACATCAGTTCTATCTGCCAGGATATATCTTTAATCAGAAGATATTGTGTGGGTATAATCAGCCTtctcccacagtcactctctcagtctaGTGCGTAACATAAACACTGGCACCAATGCCCCCCTGTCCCAGAACCTTCCCTCAGAAATCCCCACCACTCTACCTGTTCCCTTGGCTAGACCAGCCCTGCGCCAATCCAGTCTTACCCAtacctactccactactgggcccagAATCCTGGCCTATAGAAACATTCATTGACAATTCAATGCTCCTGTACAGAGCTGTCAGAGACGTGAAATAGTGAGAAGCACAAGTGAAGCTCAGCACTTTGGAGTTCTCTGGAGATTTTATTTAGCATTCTTTACTTGTCCTCATTGCTGCGATACAAAACCAGGAGGTTTAAAAGAATGCATCTTTGGCAATGGGCAGACAGCCCATCCCACCTACAGCTCCCCCACCAATTCTCATTAATCCGCTGCCCCATACCCACTTTATTTACCAGTGTAACATTTAAAGATATTCAGAGGCGTTTGATAGCAAATAAATAAAGGGAACTGTTTTCACTGCCGGTTGGGGTGGCAACATTAGGGCACTGATACGATTGGCAAAAAGAACCAGAGAGGAGAATTATTTTGAAAACgcagtgatctggaatgcactgagagagcAATGAAAGCAGAGAAAATTGgctaaatagaacatagaatttacagtgcagaagcaggccatttgcaccggtccttggcaagagcaccccacttaagccccccacctagccttttttggacactaagggcaatttagtacggccaatccatctaacctgcacacctttggactgtgggaggaaacccacgcacagggggagaatgtgcagactccgcacagacagtgaccccagccaggaatcaaacctgggaccctaccaCGTGCTACCCATACTCCAGGGGACAGATTTTCAGGGCTATGAGAAGACATCAGGACAAGTGAGACCACTTGGATCATTCTAATTGAGAGCCAGTGCTGGCATAAATGTACTGAATGGCCACCTACTGGGCTGCAGGATCCTAGGTGAGGCAGTCATTCTCATAGACTCCCTCATTACAGGATTCTGCTTGTGAGATTCGTGTTGAGACAAAAAACAGCGAATGGCAAGGTGACTGGTGCAGCTCATCATAAACACCAGCAAAACCCACACCCTTAGGCCCAAACGCAGACAGCAGCAACTGAAAGGGGCACCTGAAGTTGAACTCCGCACACCTCCAGTAGTTAGCACAATGCCCCCGGTCCAAGTTCTCCATGTTCAGGATAACCAACAAGGGAGCTCAGCCATTTTGGCTCCCAAAGCCGCCCCAGTCCCCCGCCGCACTCAGACTGGTCACCCCATACCTGGCTGATAGTTGGCAGTTTTGTCAGGAGCATCTGGAAGACCGGTGGAGGCAGGGTCTGCTGCAGCACCTGTAGGAGCTGCTGAGGTTGTCCGCACACGGCGATAGCATTAGTCAGGTGCTCCACACCCTTCTCATAGTCACCTACAGAAACAAGACAGTCACTTAATTTCCACATAGCAAGAAGCAGGGGGTAGAGGATTCACAACTCCACGTTCCTCCGATTCAGGCCTCTTGGCCGGTCCTCACTCCCCTTATCGCACAAGTGGTGTTCATGTCTTCAGATGTCTAGGCACCAAGTTCTGGAATTCTcacctcaaatcccccccccccccccccctcacacacactctccttcaAACCTATCTGTTTGACCAAGCTTTCAGGTACCTGCAGCTCGGTGGTTACTCTTTTTAAGCTTCCTGGGACTTTCCTCCATTTGAGGTATTACTGACCTAATACACTCATTTCTGCACCAATCGACTGAATACAAATCCCACTTCAGTGATTCAAATACATAATGCAGGCTGACACTCCTAGTCTCAGGCTGGTACAAGATCCCAGAGCACTATTTCAACCAACACCAAAGAAACAGGTTTAACAGCGCAttctctcattgctgtttgtgggatcttgctctgcacaaattggctgccacatttcctaccatGCAACACTATCTACTCTTCAAAGATAATTCCTTGGTTGTGAGTGCCTGATAACATTCCCGAGATCCACGaggtgtaataataatctttgtcacaagtaggcttacattaacactgcaacctttactgtgaaaagcccctcgtcattacattccggcacctgttcggttacacggagggagaattcagaatgtccaattcacctaacaagctcgtctttccggacttgagggaggaaaccggagcacccagaggaaactcacacagacactgagaacgtgcagactccgcacagacagtgacctcagccgggaatcgaacctgggaccctggcgctgtgaagcaacaatgctaccctgcGAGTCTTTCTTCAGAAATGCAAATTAACTTGGTTTAAGAtcacctttcagaaaaatggctggACCAGTAACGAGATCAACCACGATCTGACGGAATGGAAGAGCAGCCTCGaacggccgagtggcctactcatagatatcatagagtttacagtgcagaaagaggccattcggcccatcaagtctgcaccggctcttgggaagagcagcctacccaaggtcaacccctccatcctatccccataacccagtaaccccaccaaacattaagggcagttttggacactaagggcaatttatcatggccaatccacctaacctgcacatctttggactgtgggaggaaaccggagcacccggaggaaacccacgcacacacgaggaggatgtgcagactccgcacagatagtgacccaagccggaatcgaacctgggacccgtgaagcaattgtgctatccacaatgctactgtgctgccctaacacaCGTGAGGCACCCGTCTGCATAGCATCTCAAAAATGAAAAAAAGGAATCAGAGTCCACTTCACCTACTGAACCAGTCTTGTTCCCTGGCTAGACCCTGTGCACTGTGTGCACTTCTGATCATCATATTATAACAGGATAtcgaggcactggagagggtgcggagaagatttacaaggatgatactagAAATGTGTGAATAGACAGATCAGGAAAGGAAAGACAGGCCGGGTCTACTTTCACTTGAGAATAGTTCCTCTTGCAGGGAAGAGCCGTGCTAGAGGCAGTTATATATATATACACCAGTGGGGAATTCAGACTCTTCCTCACCTGGAGaatggtgagaatatggaactcactTTCAGGGAAGAGATGTATAGATGTATTTAATGGGAAGCTAAGCaaacatggggtggcacagtggttagcattgctgcctcacagcatcagggacccaggttcaaatccagcctcgggtgactttcttccggtgtctgcgtgggtttcctccgggtgctccggtttcctcccacagtccaaagatgcgcaggttaggtggattgacgacaCTAAATTGGCCTTAGCAtccaaatgttaagtggggttactgggttagggtggcggtgtgggcctagGGTGCTCTTTAAACGTGATGCGGTatagatacgatgggctgaatggcctccttccgcactgtaaattctatgattttgattCTATGGGAAAGAAACAGAGGGTTATGATAGTGGATTTAGGTGAGGATAGATGGGAGGAGGGTGGAGTAGATCATAAACACTGGTATGGGCTAATAGGGCAGAAcaacctgcttctgtgctgtatatcctaTGTAATTTATTTTTCAATTACAGAGCATTGCTAGCTTGTGGAACGCATTGATTGAAGCAGAGGTCATATGAATGTTTATGGGCAGGTGAGACAGATGGTTAAAGGAAAGGGATACAAACAGGGCTGACACAAGGTAACAACATATTATCCAATAGCAGAACAAACACCAGCACATACTGGTTTAGCCAACTGGCCCATTTCTTCTGCGTGGGAAATTTCACTATCATTCTTCTCTGTAACTCTTCACACTTTTACCCCCTCCTTCGGAACAGAGTTTCAATGTCTGTAAAGCATCTCCAGATATAAAACCAAGTTCTTACTTCTGCCCACGATGCACAGATCAAGCAGCATAGGACAAGCACCATAAATGACACCAGACGCAACCAATATAATGTGCAGCATGACAAACGGCAATCTATCTTTAATTAATTATCTGGGTGTGTGAGAGTCcagtatttattgcacatcccCAGCTGCTCGAGAAGCTGGTCTTGGGCCTCCTCCTTGATACAGCTGACTAGCTAAGCGGGCCATAACCAGTCACCCACTGCAATCACATGAATAGACCAGGTAACAACGGTGAACTTTCTTCCCTAAACGGGCATTGTTGAACCCCCAGTCGGGTTTGTAAATGACAAGCTTTGTGGCCACTTTTGCTGACATCAGCTTATTACTCCCAAATGTTAAACAACTGAATTAAAACTCTCAAACTGTGAGTGCAATTTAAACTTCTGTTTACTGGATTACTGATCCAGTAGGAACCGACATACTCCTGAACCCAGTGCTTTTTGGGCCCCAAGGGATGGAGAGTTTTTAAAATTATAGCAAGGGACATTTTTAAAGTACTGACCTTGTGCCAACAACTCTTCACCTAGTTGGATCTCTTCCAGGAAAAATTTCTGCACAGCTTCTGCATCTTTCAAGTCTGGGAGCTACAAAGCAAGGAGGGAACATAAACGTTACAGGAGCTCTGCTATTCCTCAGCAGCTGCATGCTGCAGTCTTGTGGGGCAGAGTGACAAAGGTCAAATTTAAACCCTGCGACTGGGTGAAGAACCACTGGAAATACAATCGGTAGAAAAAAAGGTGCGGGGTAGGAGCAGAAAACTGGTACAATCTCAACGGCTTTCGAACACATACCCAGCCCGACACACCGACCTAGATCCCACCCCCCACTAAAGACTGGGACTGCACCCTAACCTCCCCCCACTACCTGACGCAGAATAAGGCCCCTCTATTCAGTGCTCCTGTACAGAGCTGTCAGAGACGTGAAATAGTGAGAAGCATAAATGAAACTCAGCACTTTGGAGTTCTCTGGAGATTTTATTTAGCACTCTTTTCTTGTCCTCGTTGCTGTGATACAAAACAACCAGGGGGTTTAAAAGAATGCATCTTTGGCAATGGGCAGGCAGCCCAACCCCACCCACAGCTCCCCCagtacaccctcacccccacccccacgattGCCCACAGGACTGGAATGGTGTGCGACTGTCACTGCCATGGTGCCGTAAAGAACACCCACTTCTCATGTTAGATTTGCGCACTCAGTCCGTTAGCACTTACCCGAGAGAGTCCAGCCCTTTCTCTGGCGAGTCTCTGCTTCCTCCTTCCTGGGAATTATAAAAGGAGATTGGAAGATGTGAGATGGTGGCTCAATAATACCAGGTCACTGAGCAGGTCTAATACAAGTGTGCCTCCCTGGTGGTGGTGGAGTAGTAACGTCAGTACTGGTTAGAGaatttgaatggcacagcaggaagtcattcagcccaccATGCCCGTGCTAGCTCTCGAGCTATCCAATTTGATACACATACCCCTACCCTTTTATTGCAGCCTACCATTCAAGTGTTTCATCAAATTcttttttgaaagttattattcaaTCTGCTTTCCAGACAGTGCAATCAGCTCACTACTTGCTGCATAatttttttttattattttttaaaatctcaatTTCCACCCTGGCTTCTTTGCAACTATTTAAATGTGCACTCTGGTAACTGACCATCCTATCAGTGGAAGTTTCTCAAGAACAACAGATTGTAGACACAGGGCAGCGAGAGCAGATCAGTGAATGAAAATCCATTTCCTTTTCTTAAGGTTATTAATATTGTTTTGCTTTTCTGCGTCCTCGCTGACTCACCAACCAGTCACTCAAGCTGGCATTCTTTGCTCAATGTTGTCGGCCTAATCATATGCCTCTCCTACACTTATGCAACTTGGAAACCACATGAGGATGCTCAGGGAAGCGTTTCAATTGCAACCCGCTCCCTTGGCAGTCGCAGCTGGTTGGTGGTCAGCGTGGAGGCTTTCAGTTACCAGGTGGAAGTAAGGGCCGTGGGTTTCAGGGCACCACTGTCTGATATCTTTGCCACAGGTTCTTTTGTGTTGCTAATGGGCTGGACTTTGCCATCAGCACTAGACAAATGACAGTTGTTCCTTCCATTGTCACATGCACTCTCCAGGGGGGGTGTTGTTGTTGTACTGGAACCCATAGTGAATAGAGAGCTGTCAATATGACACCCGCTCTAGGGATCTGGGACCTTTGTCTCCTCAACCAACCAGATTAAAGGATCCTCAGAGTCCTAAGCAGCAAATGTAAATCAGAATATTTAACACAATAAAAATGTGAAAGTGATCGGGAAAGATGAGAACGCGACACAgatttaaaggggctggtttagcacagggcttaaccgctggctttgaaagcagatcaaggtaggccagcagcacggttcaattcccgtaccagcctccccgaacaggcaccggaagtaacttcattttgaagcctacttgtgacaataagcgattttcatttcatttcaaatatattTGCATATTTTGAATATCAAAAATTTAAAATCTGAAAAAATGAGACTCCACACTTTTCTGATGTGTTTAGTGGGTATCAGGTTAATGATGCAACTTCACATGTTGCAGGTATGTCAACTCCCTCTCTGTCAGAAGGATACTGACATACTGAAGTTTCTGGAGGAACAGAGCAACTCAGCCAGTAACCAGCTGATTTCCATCTTCAACTGAACAAGGGCATTTGCTGAAAATCACTGACAATTTACTCGAATAGGAACAAGCCCCACTAACACTACCATTATTCGAATCACAAATTCTCTCCAACTTGCGAGACTGAACGGGGGAACAAGCTCCAGCAGAcacaatcccctctccccatatcctaaCTTAAAGAAATGTTTATTAACAATTCAGTGCTCTTGTACAGAGCTGTCAGAGAGGTGAAATAGTGAGAAGCACAAGTGAAGCTCAGCACTTTGGAATTCTCTGGAGATTTTATTTAGCATTCTTTTCTTGTTCTTGTTGTCGTGATATAAAACAACCAGGGTGAGATTAAAAGAATGCAACTGTGGTAaggtcagtacgaagtcttacaacaccaggttaaagtccaacaggtttgtttcgatgtcactagctttcggagcgctgctccttcctcaggtgaatgaagtcattcacctgaggaaggagcagcgctccgaaagctagtgacatcgaaacaaacctgttggactttaacctggtgttgtaagacttcgtactgtgctcaccccagtccaacgccggcatctccacatagtgGTAAGGTCAGGCAGCCCAACCCCACCCAGCCAGGTCGAAGGAAAGGGCCAGTCCGGAGGAGACGGCCAGCCTGCAGCGGAGGGAGTCCGGTGCAGAGGGATCCAGAGGAGAAGGGAAGGGAAGTGAGTGTCTGGAGGGAAGGGGCGGTCGAGGTACTGTGGCACGGCGACtagtacagctgcctcacagctccagggacccggatttgttTCTGTTTTCACGGcgactgtgcggagtcggcacactctccccgtgtcggtgtgggtttagaacatagaacagtacagcacggaaCAGGCTCCCAAAgatgtgaggtggattggccatgctaaattgtcctttagtgtccaaaagtttgggtggggttagtgggatgGGGCTCACGTGGGTACACtttgagggtcggtgaagactcgatgggccgaatgggctctccTGTGCAGATTGGgttctattgggggggggggggggggggctgagcacgTGGAGTGAACCGGCGCGTGTCCGAGCGCGCGGCCCAGCCTGGGTGGACCCCCCCGCGCGCGCTcccgctccctcgcgcgcgctcccgcTCTCATCCCGcgcgctccctccccccctcactcactgtccctcagtcGCTTCTTGAATTCGGGGTCGCTCCGCCGCTTGCGGTCGAAGTAGATGCAATAACCGAGGAAGATCGCCCCGCACAGCCCGGCCGCGATGGCGCCCGTCTTCCCCGCCATGATTCTCCGCACGGAGCTGCTCTCACACGCACAGGTGCCGGGGAGGAAGCGAGAAGTCAGCCGCAGGCCCCGCCGCCGCTCACCATGACCCTCAGCGCACTCTCCTTCGCCCCAGCGCAAAAGGACCCCCTCTTCTCCGCGCGTCATCATCCTGCGACTGCCGCTCCCCAAGGAGGCGTTCGCACCACTGCCTGACTCCGGCTCAGACAGCAGCTGGAGAGCACAGGGAGCCACAGCTATTTTTAAAAATGCCGCCTTGCAAGAGAAATAATAAACAGTTAAAGCTTCGTCGTGCACTCAAATACAGCGGGAGAGTTCAGGCCATCAATTTAGAAATTCCAGAAATGGGATGCAGACTTAACCAAATGAAGTGTTAAAGAAACAAGCTGACAGGGTTGAGATTGAGAAGCTGTTGGAAAGCAACTTGGCTTTGaaggtgtaataatccacaggaggcaggggttccgtcaccacaccagtatttattggcAATAACTTAtacacaagagcagctccaaaccgtACTGctggcattccagtcaacttaagactggttcacaaagcctacacaggtgcttatatgggccccctcaatgagctatcattgagggagctcatactccaattggccaaccaataatgccaattggaggtcattacacccccccccccccccccccccaaaaggtccGAGGaatccctgccagctggcattcctctgagcttcttactGCTCCTCCGGTCCGGGTCTGTCATCTCGGTGTCGTCTGCCGGGTCGTTCTCCGCCGTGGGTGGGGTGCACcttatagaacaaagaaatgtacagcacaggaacaggcccttcggccctccaagcccgtgccgaccatgctgcccgactaaactacaatcttctacacttcctgggtccgtatccctctattcccatcctattcatgtatttgtcaagatgccccttaatgtcactatcgtccctgcttccaccaccgcctccggtagcgagttctaggcacccactaccctctgcgtaaaaaaacttgcctcgtacatctactctaaaccttgcccctctcaccttaaacctatgccccctagtaatagacagagtggatagtcagaagcttttccccagggtagaggggtcaatgcccctcaattttgtagacctctatcaggtctcccctcaacctccttcgttccagtgagaacaaaccgagtttattcaaccgctcctcatagctaatgccctccataccaggcaacattctggtaaatctcttctgcaccctctctaaagcctccacatccttctggtagtgtggcgaccagaattgaacactatactccaagtgtggcctaactaaggttctatgcagctgcaacatgacttgccaattcttatactcaatgccccggccaatgaaggcaagcatgccgtatgccttcttgactaccttctccacttgtgttgcccgtcttttccttgacgacctccttcaaGTTGTTCATCCTCCTCAGGGAGAGGTGTCGTCACGGCCTCTTCGAACGTGTTCATCGACGACtgaatgacggggtctggagaaattgctcggggctaggGTATCTTTTCTGTCTGGGCtagcccagcttgaggcggtcctgcttcgcctgcctccaggtgtgattccgctgcccttatttggtctaggtgttgcttcagcaccttacctcctatcgaaacttcataggatatgggccctgtttgggactctaccgtgcctttgacccacgttggtccattcccataattcttgacccaaaccggtgcccccacctggaaatgtctctgctgccgactattatcatgccccctgcgttggacctcctgttgtttctccccattccccgttaaattagggaaaaggagactcagcctcgttcgcagccgccttcccattaagagttcagctggcggtatgcccgttgtggaatgcggtgtggtcctgtaatcaaacagccagcgggagagcttggtgtccattgacgctgccggctgcttctcgagtcccgcttttagtgtctggactgctctctctgccaggccattggacgctggatggtaaggggacgTTTTGACGTGGCAGACtcagtttccctttaggaattttccaaattccccacttgtgaatgccgttccgttggccGACACCAAtatc
It contains:
- the tomm20a gene encoding translocase of outer mitochondrial membrane 20, with translation MAGKTGAIAAGLCGAIFLGYCIYFDRKRRSDPEFKKRLRDRRRKQRLARERAGLSRLPDLKDAEAVQKFFLEEIQLGEELLAQGDYEKGVEHLTNAIAVCGQPQQLLQVLQQTLPPPVFQMLLTKLPTISQRIVTAQTLVEDDVE